One genomic segment of Streptomyces niveus includes these proteins:
- a CDS encoding phosphotransferase family protein, whose amino-acid sequence MTDHDEAAVVRPLTLAWVGRHLADGEQVVGSEALHGGITAEMRRLTVRARGGGTRELVLRTFVDVEDAGDGLEREAGALTMLAGTGVAAPGLVAVDPAGAQCEYPSLLMTHLPGRTVLDDEGLEARVPLLARQLVAIHALRAAERPPEYTTLTTADTVVTPEGADAAAWAAAIEVIRGPAPSYEGRFLHRDFHPGNVLFEVPRTGPAGPRITGVVDWTGISWGPADLDMAHCSTNLALLHGPEWGLRFSEAYEEAGGTPAATASERLYWRVRDALAFSEELELVSGPWREAGRTELTTRAVEERLDAYVAALMDAPG is encoded by the coding sequence GTGACCGATCACGATGAGGCGGCAGTTGTGCGACCGTTGACACTGGCCTGGGTCGGCCGGCACCTGGCGGACGGTGAGCAGGTCGTCGGGAGCGAGGCGCTGCACGGCGGCATCACCGCCGAGATGCGGAGGCTGACCGTCAGGGCGCGGGGCGGAGGCACGCGGGAGCTGGTGCTGCGGACGTTCGTCGATGTGGAGGACGCCGGGGACGGGCTGGAGAGGGAGGCCGGCGCGCTGACGATGCTCGCGGGGACCGGCGTGGCGGCTCCTGGACTGGTCGCGGTTGATCCGGCGGGCGCGCAGTGTGAGTACCCGTCGCTCCTCATGACCCATCTGCCGGGCCGCACGGTCCTCGACGACGAGGGGCTGGAGGCGCGTGTCCCACTGCTGGCGCGTCAACTCGTGGCGATCCACGCCCTGCGGGCCGCCGAGCGGCCCCCGGAGTACACGACGTTGACGACCGCCGACACCGTCGTGACCCCGGAGGGCGCCGACGCGGCGGCATGGGCCGCGGCGATCGAGGTGATCAGGGGGCCCGCGCCGTCCTACGAAGGGCGGTTCCTGCACCGGGATTTCCACCCCGGCAACGTGCTGTTCGAGGTGCCGCGCACGGGCCCGGCAGGTCCCCGGATCACGGGCGTTGTCGACTGGACAGGCATCTCCTGGGGCCCTGCCGATCTCGATATGGCGCACTGCTCCACCAATCTCGCGCTGCTGCACGGCCCGGAGTGGGGTCTGCGGTTCTCCGAGGCGTACGAGGAGGCCGGCGGGACGCCGGCCGCCACCGCGAGCGAGCGTCTGTACTGGCGGGTGCGGGACGCGCTGGCGTTCTCGGAGGAACTGGAGCTGGTGTCGGGGCCGTGGCGGGAGGCGGGGAGGACCGAGCTGACGACCCGAGCCGTGGAGGAGCGGCTGGACGCCTATGTCGCGGCTCTGATGGACGCGCCGGGCTGA
- a CDS encoding helix-turn-helix transcriptional regulator, whose protein sequence is MTIFPPEPNLEALRLKLARLRGDHGWSYDELAGRSGLSRRTLVEIEQGRTIGTLATWHALAHALGVPLDELFGTLCAGHDPPLPQDG, encoded by the coding sequence GTGACGATCTTCCCGCCGGAACCGAACCTCGAAGCGCTACGTCTGAAGCTGGCGCGGCTGCGGGGTGACCACGGCTGGAGCTACGACGAACTGGCCGGCCGCAGTGGCCTGTCACGGCGCACACTCGTCGAGATCGAACAGGGCCGCACCATCGGCACCCTGGCCACCTGGCACGCCCTCGCGCATGCTCTTGGTGTCCCGCTCGACGAACTCTTCGGCACCCTGTGCGCGGGCCACGACCCCCCGCTGCCCCAGGACGGCTGA
- a CDS encoding SDR family oxidoreductase produces the protein MKTILITGTSSGYGRETALHFHSQGWNVIATMRRPRTDVLPESDRLRVVELDVTRPESIAAAFDAAGPIDVLVNNAGVPSIGVFEGTPMDRVRDVFETNTFGVMAMTQAVLPQLRERGSGVVVNVTSSVVLGHMPLSAVYKASKMAIEGFTASLALELAPFGVRAKAVEPGACLTTNFAANAMNGASLDELVPAAYAPWAQKAMGDFTGQDLFTRESDVAETVWRAVHDTTGQLRFPAGADAVQLAQAK, from the coding sequence ATGAAGACGATTCTGATCACCGGTACTTCATCCGGATACGGGCGTGAGACCGCCCTTCACTTCCACTCGCAGGGGTGGAACGTCATCGCCACGATGCGCAGGCCGCGTACGGACGTCCTGCCCGAGTCGGATCGGCTCCGCGTCGTTGAACTCGACGTGACCAGGCCGGAGAGCATCGCCGCCGCCTTCGATGCGGCCGGACCCATCGACGTACTGGTCAACAACGCGGGCGTCCCGTCCATCGGTGTGTTCGAGGGCACGCCCATGGACCGGGTGCGGGACGTCTTCGAGACCAACACCTTCGGTGTGATGGCAATGACGCAGGCGGTACTCCCCCAGCTCCGCGAGCGCGGCTCCGGCGTGGTGGTCAATGTGACCTCCAGCGTGGTGCTGGGTCATATGCCGCTCTCGGCCGTCTACAAGGCGAGCAAGATGGCCATCGAGGGGTTCACCGCGTCCCTCGCCCTCGAACTGGCGCCGTTCGGTGTGCGGGCGAAGGCTGTCGAGCCGGGTGCCTGTCTGACGACGAACTTCGCGGCCAACGCGATGAACGGCGCCTCGCTGGACGAGCTGGTCCCGGCGGCGTACGCGCCGTGGGCGCAGAAGGCCATGGGCGACTTCACGGGCCAGGACCTGTTCACCAGGGAGAGCGACGTCGCCGAGACGGTGTGGCGGGCCGTGCACGACACGACCGGCCAGCTGCGCTTCCCGGCCGGTGCCGACGCGGTCCAGCTCGCTCAGGCGAAGTGA